One segment of Actinomycetota bacterium DNA contains the following:
- a CDS encoding glycosyltransferase family 4 protein, which produces MKILQMAPPWFAVPPESYGGIEWIVALLADGLADAGHDVTLVASGGSETHANLHTVYDSPPSEAIGDLALELTHVLAGYLEPDSVDIIHDHSGLMGPALGAIANRVPVVHTLHGPWTDQNRDLYARLSDHIHLVAISHSQAQQAPDGVRVAAVIHNAVALDRYPLSTHKDDFLLYVGRSCHEKGPEVAVDVARRLGRKLIMAMKVNEPPEHEYFHREVEPRMEGADVDLRTNVEHDEKADLMRRAAVVVDPIQWEEPFGLVMIESMACGTPVVAFARGAAPEIIADGRTGRLVPPGDVDAMCAAVAEAEQLDPLECRSHVEDRFTARRMVAEHLQLYERLVGRTHGTAPDA; this is translated from the coding sequence ATGAAGATCCTGCAGATGGCCCCGCCGTGGTTCGCCGTACCGCCCGAGAGCTACGGCGGGATCGAGTGGATCGTCGCGCTCCTCGCCGACGGCCTGGCCGACGCCGGACACGATGTGACCCTGGTCGCATCGGGCGGTTCGGAGACGCACGCCAACCTGCACACGGTGTACGACTCGCCGCCCAGCGAAGCGATCGGCGACCTGGCGCTCGAGCTGACCCACGTCCTGGCGGGCTACCTCGAGCCCGACTCGGTTGACATCATCCACGACCACTCTGGCCTGATGGGCCCTGCGCTCGGGGCGATCGCCAACCGGGTCCCCGTCGTCCACACACTCCACGGTCCGTGGACCGACCAGAACCGTGATCTGTACGCCCGCCTGTCCGACCACATCCACCTCGTGGCGATCAGCCACAGCCAGGCGCAACAGGCCCCCGACGGGGTGCGCGTGGCCGCGGTGATCCACAATGCGGTTGCCCTGGACCGCTACCCGCTGTCGACCCACAAGGACGACTTCCTGCTGTACGTCGGACGCTCATGCCACGAGAAGGGCCCGGAGGTCGCCGTCGACGTCGCACGCCGGCTGGGTCGGAAGCTGATCATGGCGATGAAGGTCAACGAACCGCCCGAGCACGAGTACTTCCACCGCGAGGTGGAGCCGCGCATGGAAGGCGCCGACGTCGATCTGCGCACCAACGTCGAACACGACGAGAAGGCCGACCTGATGCGCCGCGCGGCGGTGGTCGTCGACCCGATCCAGTGGGAGGAACCCTTCGGCCTGGTGATGATCGAGTCGATGGCCTGCGGGACCCCGGTCGTCGCCTTCGCCAGGGGGGCCGCCCCCGAGATCATCGCGGATGGGCGCACCGGGCGGCTCGTCCCCCCCGGCGACGTCGACGCGATGTGCGCCGCCGTCGCCGAGGCGGAACAGCTCGATCCGCTCGAATGTCGCAGCCACGTCGAAGACCGGTTCACTGCGCGGCGGATGGTCGCCGAGCACCTGCAGCTCTACGAACGTCTGGTCGGCCGGACGCACGGCACCGCACCGGACGCGTAG